From Bubalus bubalis isolate 160015118507 breed Murrah chromosome 17, NDDB_SH_1, whole genome shotgun sequence:
TGAGGCAGCCGCCCATCCCTACTCAACACATTTTCCCTCTCTTGCAGACGCCTTGGACCTGCGCCGCGCCCAGGTCTCAGTCGCAGCTCAGACAGCCTCGCGTCCCATGGGCCCGTGGATGCGCAGATGGACTTCGGGTCACCTTCTCGCTCCTTCCCTGCATGTGTCCCAAGAGGGAGGGATAGGCCAAGGCCACGGCCAACGTCCCAGGAGGCGGGGCAGGAGCGCCTAGCCTGCCTTCCTCCCCCCTGCCCTCCAGGTTCTGCGCCCCCGGGCTTGGCACTGGAGTACACCTCCCAGGGGGCGTGGAGCCAAGACACCTGGGGCACCCGGCCAAGAGCTGCTGccacccgcccctcccccagcctgcgCTGGGGGTGTTTATCTTGGCCGTTCCTCCTcgctctcttctctttcacttttcttttcgtTGGGGGTTGGGACTCCTTGGGTTCCAGGAGCCCAGGGAAACCCCAGCTGATTTGTTTGTGGCCGCAGAGGCCCGACGCCCGGGATGGGAGCCGGGTGACCGCGCCCGCCCCGCTGCACTGCCTGccgcccctgaccctgcagcccGGAGTCGATGGAGGTACAGAGCTTGGCTTCTCCGCTTCGGGAGGGGAGGTGCTGGTGGCTGGAAAGGGCAAGGGAATTTTCCCCGAAAGCCTTCGTCTCGGTCCCCTCCCAGCACTGGCCGGACCCACCCGTCTCCCCGCCGACTAGCTGCCAGCCGGGCCGCCCCGCCCTCTTACGGGGGAAACACTTGACCGTGACTTCGGTTTTCGGTGGCGCTAGGCGCAGAGGTTTTTCCCCTTCTGACCCTTTATTCCTGTCGCGGGCTCTCCACGCCATCCTCCGCTTCCAGCCGAGCACAGACTGCTAGTCCACTTGTGGCTCCCGCGCGGGTCCCCAGCGGCCCCGCGGTGCGCTCTGCTCTTTCCGCGGGGTGCCGTGCGCTCCACCTACTCCGCGCCGGGAGGCGGAGAGCAAGGGAAGCGCACCCGGCTGCCCGCGCCGAGCTGCGGGGTTCGGAGAAAGAGAAGTCCTGCCGCACAGAGCGCTGAGTTCTGCACCTCATCCAGCTCAGAAAGTTCAAGTAAGGTACTGCAGTTCCCcgcttcttccctccctcctcccaaacCTCCCACCGACCGTTGCCAACTCGCCGACCGGTGCCAACTCCTGTGTGAGCTTGCACGTCTGACTCTATGTTTGTCAGTCAAATTGCCCTCCTCTTTTTTGATCAGGACACTTATCTGCCTTGGAAGAGGAATTTATAGAATGGCTACCTTTTGACAGTCAGGCCTGGCTTTATATTATTTCCGGAAAATCAGTGCTAGAAACTTcaaagaaatgcaggagacttgtatTGCTGTGAACTGCTTATTCAAAGGGGCTTTAAATGAAAATTCAGTTAATTTTTCCAAGTGTTGTTGAGATGTTGCAAGCATATACAATGTATTTGAATTTAGCTTATAATGTATTGAATTTAACTTGATTTTCTATGCGTTTAAAAGTTTCTTAACGTCGAAGTATACGTAAAGCAAGGTTAATTTTTAAGTGATGCTTATAATAGGTTCTTAAATAGGGTGAATCAGAAGTTTCAAAACTGGAAGTAAAGTGGTTGTCACTAGCGATTCCCATGATGTTTTTAAACACTACTGTCTGATGTTATGACACTGGGGATGGCATCTCCTTGTAACTGATAGGCATTCTCATTTTGTCAGTGTGTTTAAAGCGGCTTAGTTGATTTGACTGAATAAACAGATGAGATCTAGGTGGTTACAGCATCCTACTCTGCAGAGGTGGATGTTCTATGATAATGCATCAAGGTACAAGATACATTAAACTCCTGTCGTTTTATTGGAAAGCAGTGCAGAGAGCATGATAGATAAAGAGGGAGCAGATACAAAGAGAGAAACATAAAGATATAGAAAGGAAAGGACTGATGACAAAGCAATAGCCATTTTAGAGTtaaaaaatggtgaaaaaaattaaaattttgcttaaTAAAGTTAAGAAGTCTAGAAGATTGTGAAGGTTTGTTCTGGTAGGCAGAAAAGGCACATCCTTGTATTTCTTCCTCAGTTTTCTTGCAGAGTTTTGATCATACTCAGAATGGCCTTTCCAGCAGGATTGTCTGCTCTAGGACAGGGTGACAGAGGGGTTAGGTTGGGTGCTGGCCTGGACTTGTGGTAGGCAGAATGTTCACCATTCTCTGCTGATTTGGAATGGAAACTCCAGAACCTGATTTAAAGCTACAGTTTCTGGAATTAGGAATTTTCCTACAGCTTACTAGGTGGgtttaagaaaaacaatttgatgctttttgttttaatccatgaaattaatATGTAAATGTCAACAGCTGTATCTCAGGACATAATGTTTGTCAGTGAAATACATGTTTATAAATTTCTTTGGAGGAAGGGGGAAAGCAGTGGTCTAAAGTTTgataattgaaaattttaaatcctaaaagggTCTCCATCTCAGGTTTTATCAAACCTGGACTTCGGGAAGGCTGTGAATAAAGGgactttttctgaagaaaatagcAGTAACTCTAATGATCTTTTTAAATGGATCTTGAACACAAAACagtttgaaaaacattaaaaacttaCAAAACTGCCCTTTCTTCCTGTCTCCCATTGAGTATACTAAGTTTTATTCATTATGTAACAGTTCCTTTGCAGGTTAGTTAGTGATAATGCAGAGAGTGATAATGCAGAGAGTCCTGTTTCAGGTCCACAACTTGAACTATGGGAAATAATATGAATCATAGCTAACACTTGATGACTTCTTATTATGTCCCAGACATTGTTCTAAATAtgtgtgtagttttttttttaaatatcataatAAACTTTTGTGGTAGTAGGGActgtattttataactggagaAATTGAACCATAGAGTcattaaataactttcccaaagtcacagagaGAGAAAGTGGTAGAGATTTAAAAACACCAGTATTTATGAAGGCTATTATTTCCATAGAAATATTTCTCACAATTTGACAGTGACAGCCATGATTTCATTGCAATGTAGTGTGAGATAATGATGGAACACTGGTTTTATAGTAACACTTATATGGTACTTTCATTCtaacattattaattatatatttaaagattaCATTTAAGAACAAATAGTAGTCACATCACATGGATGTCTATATGAGTTTGGTTCTTGAAGAAAATCTTTTTATGGTTCCTGAATGAAAACATTTGTCCATTTCACATAGTTTTTGCTGATAGAGCTTGACAAATGGTAGGCAAATGTGGATTGATGTATGTCTGTATCTAGCATTCATCCAAGTGAAAGGCTGGGATTGAGGGAGTCTTCAGAAGACATTCACATAACACAGGGGAGGTGGGTGTGGTCAACTGTATGGGAAGTCtccttttcagaaaatatttctggTCTGAGTGTTGGCAAGAAGCCAGCTTCTTTCTTTAGCTCAATATTAGCTCTTATATTTATTGATCCAGTGGTTACAGATTATTGTGTGAGACTATTGAGTTGAACATTGTTTATATGCTGGCTGGTATCCTATTTTATGGATTGGGTGGAAACATCCCATAGGAAAGTTGAGAGAACATTTGTGAGTTTTGCTAGTAGTATTTACTCCTAATTAATcgtgaattttattaaaataactgcGGTCAACTTTGTATGTGTTATTATTTACTAACTTGCTGCATGTCGGGGAATGTTACcctttttttaagttattcagTACTAGAAtcagaaataggaaataaaatgctCTTTGATCTCAGCTCAATCCAATGGTAGTATTTGTACATATTCTATATCTGGAGGCAGAGTATGTGTACTCATATATTTTCCAGTGTTTTATCCCACTGAAAATCTAATGGTGCACGGCAGGTCATTTTTTGGAAGAGCAGAAGACTGTATATGGACCacatgaaaatgaattttaaaaagtcagaatgCCTATTAGGTGGCCATGTTCTAAGTCACGTCTTTTCCAAATGCTGAAGGAGAGTGACAGAAAGTGTTTGGTTAAGTAAAGgaactgaaactgaaaatgaTCCCAGAAGAGGAAAATATGATGACTgtaaggttgggggtggggattcTAACGATCTTTGTGACATACCAGCCCAGTGACGTAGGCAATGAAACCTGCACCACTGAAGTCTCCTTACCTGCTCTTCTGCTCATACGCCTTCTGACACAACTTTGGGAGAGGAAGTACATTGGCCCTTGAATGACAGAAGTTTAAACTGTGAGATCTACTTATATGAGACTTTTTTGGACAGTAAATACCACAGTGCTACAGTATCCGTGGCTGGTTGACTCTGTGATGCAGAACTATGGACACTAAGGAACCGAGGTACCCAGGGCTTGCTGTAAGTTACAGCAGATTTTCCATGGAGCGGAGTGTTGGAGCCCCAACCCTGCGTTATTCAAGCGTCATCTGTATCATTTGCACACTTTTAGCACTGACTGctaacattttcaaattattttctaattgaacATTTTAGTTAGATCTTTAGCCATATATTTTTCCAACTTGTTTGCTCTCCTTACTCCTCGgcgagcttcccagatggcgcagtggtaaagaattcgcctgccaatgcaggaaacatagtttccatggaaaattccatgcataaAGGAGCCTCGCACACTACAGTTCATGGAGctgcagagtcagatgcaactaagcacacacagaaatacacCTCAGCACCAAAAAGAAGCATATACTTAgagattccattttaaaataaatattaatatttatattgtgaaaattattatttatgttattttaagcATAGTTATTAGTACACAACTAACCAAAATAACCCATTCACTTTTGATAAGtaattattgctgctgctgctgccgctaagtcgcttcagtcgtgtcctaccctctgcagccccatagacggcagcccaccaggctccgccgtccctgggattctccagtcaagaacactggagtgggttgccatgtccttctccaatgcatgaaagtgaaaaatgaaagtgaaggcgcttagtcgtgtccaactcttagtgaccccatggactgcagccctccaggctccactgctTTGATTTAAAGAAGTGTCTCTAATAGCAATTTTCCCCCTTTCCCCTATGATTGACACCCTGGACAGGCAAGGCACGAAGCAGGATTCTGAGTGGAGGCGAGGTCCacctttcttttgtaaaatgggacAAGCATGGTTatgaaagaggaagagggaaaagagaactTGCTAGAAATCTGCTTGCTTCAGGGTCATTTCAGGCATATCATTCATAAAAAGGGGCTCCTATGGAAGTAGTGGATCTGGAAATTCATTTCTTTAGAACTCTCTGTGGTCGTTCAGACCTTGGAAAGTCATGGAGGTTCCCTGACGAGCTCTGATCTAGTTCAGCCTTATCCCCAACAGCCCCTTCCCATGGTTTCTGAACTGCCAGGGCTCACTGTGCTTcaaagcaagtgtgtgtgtgtgtccacacacATGTGTGAGTGTGCCTTGTGGGGCAGACAATAAAAGAGGGAATCTGGCTGCAATAGAGTCTTCCCAATGATAGGACTGAAGAGTAGGTTCTAGTCAGGCTTAGACAGCCTTTGTAGCTTCATTTCCAGTCATCTCTTCTGTGCTCCAGACACACTTGCCATACATATACCTCATCACTCCTTGACAGCCAAGTGTCCTGCTCACAAAGCCCACCCTCTCTAACTTTGGCTGCCCCTTTCTACTGCCCAGGAAAAAGtattctctcccttctctgaatTTATTTGGTGCTGTCTACAttcctttatgggcttcccaggtggcactggtataaagaacctgcctgccagtgcaacagacataagagatgcagattcactccctgggtcaggaagatcccctaaaggagggcatggcaacctactccagtgttcttgcctggagaattccatggagagcagagcctggcaggctacaggccacagggtcacaaagagttgaacgtaattgaagcaacttagcaggcacacgaACATTCCCCTGTAATAGCATTTCTCTCTGTGAATTCATCTTATTATGTGTCTGTCTCTACACTTACATTCTGAGTAAAGACAGGACAATGTGTCCCATGTCCCCAGCCAGGGGTTGGACACGTAGGTGACTTCTATTGACTTCAGTGATCATTGAACAGTTTAACAGCTAAGCAGAGGCATATACAAAACAGGTAGGAAACAAGAAACTCAGCAAAACACATTGCTGGAACATTATCATATAGGCAGTATTTTAGGAAAATTAGTGTAGGATAGGCTTtattgaagagaagaaagaattggAGCTAAGGAAACCAGCCAGAAGTCCATTCAGGGATATGCTCTTGTTCCTATCATCTTCTCAAGGACCTGCCTGTGTCATtttgcctgctaagtcgcttcagtcacatccggCTCTTTGGGATCCTttagactgtagctcgccaggttcctctgttcatgggattctccagacaagaatgctggagtgagttgccatgctcttctccatggggtcttcccaacccaggtctcccgcatctcctgcattggcaggcaggttcattgttactagtaccacctgggaaactgagCTAATGCTagcaattcttctttttttaaaattcgtcatcagtttttcttctgtctctAATGAGTCTTTCCTTCACCATGCAGCTTTGCTAtaatttttcccattaaaaaggGAAACCAGAAAGACTCTCTTGATCTCATGTTTCTCTCCAGCTACCACCTGGTTTTtctgtccccattttataggacAACCTTGATAGAACAACTCTGGTCCGTATCCAGCATGTCTTTCTCATCTTCTCTTGACCCAGCGAGACAGTCATCCCCACCACCCTGTGAAAAATGCACTTGTCAAAGGTACTAGGAACCCACGAGAAATCCAGTAACCAGAGCTTGGTCTGCTTCCTAGGTGCCACATTAGCAGAACCGGAAGGTTCTTTGTATGGCTTCCAGGGAATCCCTCATCCTGATTGTCCTTTTTCCTCACCAGCATCAAATTTAGTCTCCTTTGCCACCTCACTTTCTTAACCTCTGAATATAGGCATCTGAGGGCTCAGTTCATGGCCTTTTCTCTGTCTATGCTCACTCCCTTGGTGATCTTAGTCTCTTGGCTTTCAATACCTTCCTAAATGATGACT
This genomic window contains:
- the IL15 gene encoding interleukin-15 isoform X1 yields the protein MDFGSPSRSFPACVPRGRDRPRPRPTSQEAGQERLACLPPPCPPGSAPPGLALEYTSQGAWSQDTWGTRPRAAATRPSPSLRWGCLSWPFLLALFSFTFLFVGGWDSLGSRSPGKPQLICLWPQRPDARDGSRVTAPAPLHCLPPLTLQPGVDGAEHRLLVHLWLPRGSPAAPRCALLFPRGAVRSTYSAPGGGEQGKRTRLPAPSCGVRRKRSPAAQSAEFCTSSSSESSKSIPTYGHVALQNNVSSCAMLVMSQEVKKSMLADSQHIGGHNLD